One window from the genome of Microbulbifer sp. ALW1 encodes:
- a CDS encoding alpha/beta fold hydrolase produces MAPDPGATLVMWGEKNPQLPVAQAERFRALIAHGGSPVALRVYPGAGHLLPVEGVDSAMEDLLAFVNEEAGE; encoded by the coding sequence ATTGCCCCGGATCCAGGTGCGACACTGGTCATGTGGGGAGAAAAAAATCCCCAGTTACCGGTAGCCCAGGCCGAGCGTTTCAGGGCGCTGATTGCGCACGGCGGCAGCCCGGTGGCGCTGCGAGTCTACCCGGGTGCCGGGCACCTGTTGCCGGTCGAGGGTGTGGATAGCGCAATGGAGGATTTACTCGCATTTGTTAATGAGGAGGCCGGCGAATGA